In Dioscorea cayenensis subsp. rotundata cultivar TDr96_F1 chromosome 11, TDr96_F1_v2_PseudoChromosome.rev07_lg8_w22 25.fasta, whole genome shotgun sequence, a single genomic region encodes these proteins:
- the LOC120272435 gene encoding protein ASPARTIC PROTEASE IN GUARD CELL 2, which translates to MQQKTLHLLLHVLILIILLLSFPFIYMQDMQDMQFHDVTLHQLTTPSPPSSSSPSPSPSPHSLPLIPRHHLHPTTTTNHSHSQYSLNSLLLRDQLRVSSLTHLLSPYSSYHLSDFSSSITSGLDLGSGEYFIRIGVGSPPRPQYLILDSGSDVLWLQCLPCSQCYSQSDPIYNPSFSSSFSSIPCSSSLCSLLTPNSGCTHSGHCLYQLSYSDGSFTKGTLAFETLTFGSTTITNVAIGCGHRNSGLFTGASGLLGLGSGPISFISQLAGQLGGAFSYCLLSRGADSSSTGSLIFGRSSAVPVGAVWVPLLRNPRFPSFYYIALAGLAVGGQPLPLTGDLFRLTEDGDNGVVIDTGTAVTRFPAPAYGVLRDAFVASTAGLPRAEGVSIFDTCYNLFGFESVRVPTVALLFAGGTTLTLPARNFLIPVDDSGRFCFAFAASSNGLSIIGNIQQEGIQISFDTSNGFVGFGPNTC; encoded by the coding sequence ATGCAACAGAAAActctccatctccttctccatgtcctcatcctcatcatcctcctcctctcctTCCCCTTCATTTACATGCAAGACATGCAAGACATGCAATTCCATGACGTAACCCTCCATCAACTCACCACCCCAtctccaccttcttcttcttcaccatctccatctccatctcctcaCTCCCTCCCTCTCATTCCTCGCCACCACCTCCatcccaccaccaccaccaaccaTTCTCATTCCCAATATTCCCTCAACTCTCTCCTCCTCCGCGACCAACTCCGCGTCTCCTCGCTAACTCATCTCCTCTCCCCCTACTCCTCCTACCACCTTTCCGACTTCTCCTCCTCCATAACCTCCGGCCTCGACCTCGGCTCCGGCGAATACTTCATCCGCATCGGTGTCGGTTCCCCTCCTCGTCCTCAATACCTCATCCTTGACTCCGGCAGCGACGTTCTCtggcttcaatgtcttccatgCTCTCAATGCTACTCCCAATCCGACCCCATTTACAACccttctttctcttcctccttctcctccatcccaTGCTCTTCCTCTCTTTGCTCTCTCCTCACTCCCAATTCCGGCTGCACCCATTCCGGCCACTGCCTCTACCAACTCTCCTACTCCGACGGCTCCTTCACCAAAGGCACTCTCGCCTTTGAAACCCTCACCTTCGgatccaccaccatcaccaacgTTGCCATCGGCTGCGGCCACCGCAACTCCGGCCTTTTCACTGGTGCTTCCGGCCTTCTCGGACTTGGCTCCGGTCCTATTTCTTTCATCTCCCAACTCGCCGGCCAACTCGGCGGCGCCTTCAGCTACTGTCTTCTCAGCCGCGGCGCTGACTCCTCCTCCACCGGCTCTCTCATCTTCGGCCGTTCCTCCGCCGTCCCCGTCGGCGCCGTCTGGGTCCCTCTCCTCCGCAATCCCCGCTTTCCCAGCTTTTACTACATTGCCCTCGCTGGCCTCGCCGTCGGCGGCCAACCTTTGCCTTTGACGGGAGACCTCTTCCGTCTCACCGAAGACGGTGATAACGGCGTCGTCATCGACACTGGTACCGCCGTCACGCGGTTTCCGGCGCCGGCGTACGGTGTTCTCAGGGACGCGTTCGTGGCGAGCACTGCGGGGTTGCCACGTGCCGAAGGGGTGTCTATATTTGACACGTGTTATAATTTGTTTGGGTTTGAGAGTGTTAGGGTTCCGACGGTAGCGTTGTTGTTCGCCGGAGGGACGACGTTGACGCTTCCGGCGAGGAATTTCTTGATTCCGGTGGATGATAGTGGGaggttttgttttgcatttgctGCGTCATCGAATGGGTTGTCGATCATTGGGAATATACAACAAGAAGGGATTCAAATCTCTTTTGATACTTCCAATGGCTTTGTTGGCTTTGGTCCTAATACTTGCTAA
- the LOC120272424 gene encoding high mobility group B protein 7, translating into MAGASSRSSNPPRQRKRVEAETTSSLKRAKDGSAFTRCEGCNKDVPVVLIDMHSCSLDSKIRMNLEAQVVEKATEVVKKPAEKKRAASSEIKERKTKKEKKSKNPNLPKRPPTAFFLFMDDFRKEYKAANPDSKSVAVVAKEGGERWKSMTDEEKKVYVDKAAELKAEYGKALEEANAEANEHEKDASEKEEE; encoded by the exons ATGGCTGGTGCTTCCTCGCGGTCGTCGAATCCCCCGAGACAGAGGAAGAGGGTTGAAGCCGAGACGACGAGCTCCCTCAAGCGAGCCAAGGATGGCAGCGCCTTCACTCGATG TGAGGGATGCAACAAAGATGTCCCTGTGGTGTTGATTGACATGCATAGCTGCAGTCTTGATTCCAAAATCAGGATGAATCTTG AGGCGCAAGTTGTGGAGAAGGCCACTGAGGTCGTGAAGAAGCCCGCAGAGAAGAAGAGAGCTGCTTCATCTGAGATCAAAGAGAGGAAGaccaagaaggaaaagaaatctAAGAACCCTAACTTGCCCAAACGCCCACCTACAGCCTTCTTTCTCTTCAT GGATGACTTCAGAAAGGAATATAAAGCTGCAAATCCAGATTCCAAGAGTGTTGCTGTG GTGGCCAAGGAGGGTGGTGAGAGATGGAAGTCCATGACTGATGAG GAGAAGAAGGTTTATGTGGATAAAGCAGCAGAACTCAAGGCAGAATATGGGAAAGCTCTGGAAGAGGCAAATGCTGAAGCTAATGAACAT GAGAAGGATGCATCTGAAAAGGAGGAAGAGTGA
- the LOC120272406 gene encoding protein N-lysine methyltransferase METTL21A-like has protein sequence MAEEEEVMKLGAYCAAVRLVEDAASEILLLWALNDPTARRHNFFVRHADVTLPIDSCGRHLSILQSPSSMSTPGVTGAVMWDSGVVLGKFLEHAVDSGKLSLKGKKVVELGSGCGLVGCIAALLGGDVILTDLPDRLKLLRRNVESNLGGGGVRGNADVKELTWGDELDSEFIDPLPDFVLGSDVIYSESAVMDLLSTITQLCGGNTTIFLAGELRNDVVLNYFLEAAMEEFTIGCVDQTQWHPDYRSHRVALFILVKKITKLAPQDLDNISDRKKSEEIN, from the exons ATGgccgaggaggaggaggtgatgaAGCTCGGCGCATACTGCGCTGCTGTGCGCCTGGTGGAGGATGCGGCGTCGGAGATACTCCTCTTATGGGCGCTTAACGACCCCACCGCCCGTCGGCACAACTTCTTCGTCCGCCACGCTGACGTCACTCTTCCCATTGATTCATGCGGCCGCCATCTTTCCATCCTTCAGTCGCCGTCCTCCATG AGCACGCCAGGAGTGACGGGGGCGGTGATGTGGGACAGCGGAGTAGTCTTGGGGAAGTTCCTGGAGCACGCTGTTGATAGTGGGAAGCTGAGTTTGAAGGGGAAGAAGGTTGTTGAGCTTGGTTCAGGCTGTGGATTGGTTGG ATGTATAGCAGCTCTGTTGGGAGGGGATGTGATTCTCACTGATCTTCCTGATCGGTTGAAGCTGTTAAGGAGGAATGTGGAAAGCAATTTAGGTGGAGGAGGTGTTCGAGGAAATGCCGATGTAAAGGAGTTAACTTGGGGGGATGAGCTTGACTCTGAATTTATTGATCCTTTGCCTGATTTCG TTCTTGGCTCAGATGTAATCTACAGTGAAAGTGCTGTCATGGATTTATTATCTACAATAACACAACTCTGTGGAGGTAACACAACGATTTTTCTTGCTGGAGAACTCCGAAATG ATGTTGTGCTAAACTACTTCTTGGAAGCTGCTATGGAGGAGTTTACAATTGGTTGTGTTGATCAAACACAATGGCATCCTGATTATCGCAGCCATCGGGTGGCactatttattttagtaaagAAAATCACGAAATTGGCTCCGCAAGATCTAGATAACATATCAGACAGAAAGAAAAGCGAAGAAATCAATTGA
- the LOC120272407 gene encoding coiled-coil domain-containing protein 12, with translation MAAEEEGSIGQASNSRRERLKALRAAQDLLNTPDEDGTKPQDPSEDQQQEDEAAGGEDEVGQAAAARRLRLQALKEANELLSTPDEGSRQDETEETEDAEEEMKFNLKFRNYLPHDEQLQRGKLPPAVLPKFEDPVAPVAPPPEKIEIPFVNIAPKKPNWDLRRDVQKRLEKLEKRTQIALRQLMLEQEKEREASEAGSGVTED, from the exons ATGGCGGCGGAGGAGGAGGGTTCAATTGGGCAAGCTAGCAATTCACGGCGGGAGCGGTTGAAAGCTCTTCGAGCTGCCCAGGATCTCCTCAACACTCCCGACGAAGACGGCACCAAGCCACAAGACCCTTCCGAAGATCAACAACAAGA GGATGAAGCCGCTGGTGGAGAGGACGAGGTGGGCCAAGCTGCAGCTGCGCGTCGGTTGAGGCTGCAGGCTCTTAAAGAAGCAAATGAGCTTCTAAGCACTCCCGATGAGGGTTCTAGACAGGATGAAACTGAAGAGACTGAGGACGCTGAAGAGGAGAT GAAATTCAACTTGAAGTTCAGAAATTACCTTCCGCATGATGAGCAACTTCAGAGAGGTAAGTTGCCACCAGCTGTCTTACCAAAGTTTGAAGATCCTGTTGCCCCTGTAGCACCACCGCCTGAGAAGATAGA GATCCCCTTTGTGAATATTGCACCGAAGAAGCCAAATTGGGACCTGCGTAGGGATGTGCAAAAGAGGCTCGAGAAGCTTGAAAAGCGCACGCAGATAGCACTACGGCAGCTCATGC TAGAACAAGAGAAGGAGAGGGAGGCCTCGGAGGCAGGCTCAGGTGTGACCGAAGACTGA